Proteins found in one Sporosarcina sp. FSL K6-3457 genomic segment:
- the topB gene encoding type IA DNA topoisomerase has translation MKPVILAEKPSQAKAYADAFSVKRHEGYLEILPSPIFPEGAYITWGIGHLVELKEPKAYDPKWTKWSLGSLPILPERYEFQVAKGKYKQFTIVKKLIKGTDTVINGCDVDREGSNIFYSIYYQTGARNQTIKRLWINSLEVDEVRKGFANLHDNRKDLLMYEEAKARQISDWLVGMNGSRLYSLLLKERGVQDVFSIGRVQSPTVFLIYQRQREIETFVSEPFFEIEATFMAANGMYKGKAKAKEPKREIIRELLAKHNIHPKSPGTITSVEKIDKRTPPPQLHSLSTLQATANRLWKTSPADVLKIMQGLYEKKIVTYPRTDSRYITPSEFTYLADQVGDFQQLIGHPFPVESLAPKKRYVDSSKVQEHYAIIPTKKIPSQAVLGRLSNIERNLYEEVVRTTLAMFHTDYLYTETKVTTDVNGLPFFTVGKTERDKGWKALFVRSSAKENDKNEPTLPPLTLHEPVDSDIGIKEGKTMPPKPYTEGQLIAMMKTCGKLVEDKNETEILKEVEGLGTEATRSGIIETIKRHGYINVTKNIVSITDKGRILCQAIDGNLLASPSMTAKWETYLRKIGNGEGTQERFLGSIAKFINSLLEEVPGQLNAKPIDAKLAANVVGKTTQRTSYKQVEVAPCPACKEGMIIARKEFYGCSAYKSGCKQTFPGVFLKKKLTPSQIKLLCTKGKTNVIKGFTANTGNKFDAQLTLVDGKINLEFSQ, from the coding sequence ATGAAACCGGTCATCCTAGCTGAAAAACCATCCCAAGCAAAAGCCTACGCAGATGCTTTCTCCGTCAAACGCCACGAAGGTTATTTGGAAATCTTACCATCCCCCATTTTCCCAGAAGGTGCTTATATTACATGGGGCATTGGCCATCTGGTTGAATTGAAGGAACCCAAAGCGTACGACCCCAAATGGACGAAGTGGTCACTGGGCAGCTTACCAATTTTACCTGAACGCTATGAGTTTCAGGTGGCGAAGGGGAAATATAAGCAATTTACGATTGTGAAGAAGCTTATTAAAGGGACGGATACCGTCATTAATGGCTGTGACGTGGACCGCGAAGGATCGAATATTTTCTATAGTATTTACTATCAAACGGGTGCTAGAAACCAGACGATTAAACGGTTGTGGATCAATTCACTTGAGGTCGATGAAGTACGCAAGGGCTTTGCGAATCTGCATGATAATCGTAAGGATTTACTGATGTATGAAGAAGCGAAGGCTCGTCAGATTAGTGATTGGCTTGTGGGGATGAATGGCTCACGGCTGTATTCGTTGCTTCTGAAGGAGCGCGGTGTTCAGGACGTATTTTCAATTGGTCGCGTTCAGTCGCCAACAGTTTTCTTAATTTATCAGCGACAAAGAGAAATTGAGACGTTTGTTTCTGAGCCATTTTTTGAAATTGAAGCAACTTTTATGGCTGCTAATGGAATGTATAAAGGAAAAGCGAAAGCCAAAGAACCGAAACGGGAAATCATTCGGGAACTATTGGCAAAGCATAATATCCACCCGAAATCACCGGGGACGATTACATCTGTGGAGAAAATCGATAAACGAACGCCGCCTCCCCAGCTCCATTCACTGTCAACGTTACAAGCGACAGCGAATCGGTTATGGAAAACGAGCCCTGCGGATGTGTTGAAGATTATGCAAGGACTCTATGAAAAGAAAATTGTCACGTACCCAAGGACAGATTCTCGCTATATTACGCCAAGTGAATTCACTTATCTTGCCGATCAAGTAGGCGATTTCCAACAGCTCATCGGACATCCCTTCCCTGTCGAGTCGCTTGCACCGAAAAAGCGTTACGTTGACAGCTCGAAGGTTCAAGAGCATTACGCTATCATTCCGACGAAGAAAATCCCGTCACAGGCAGTGCTTGGCAGGCTATCGAATATTGAACGTAACTTATACGAAGAAGTGGTTCGCACGACACTCGCCATGTTCCATACTGACTATCTGTACACCGAAACAAAAGTGACAACTGACGTCAACGGACTTCCTTTCTTCACAGTCGGCAAGACCGAGCGTGACAAAGGTTGGAAAGCATTATTCGTTCGTTCATCAGCAAAAGAAAACGACAAGAACGAGCCGACATTGCCGCCACTTACGCTCCATGAACCTGTTGACAGTGACATCGGCATTAAAGAAGGCAAAACGATGCCGCCTAAACCTTATACAGAGGGGCAACTCATTGCTATGATGAAAACCTGTGGGAAGCTCGTTGAGGATAAAAACGAGACGGAGATTCTGAAAGAAGTAGAGGGGCTTGGGACAGAAGCAACTCGAAGTGGCATCATCGAAACGATTAAGCGTCATGGCTATATCAACGTGACAAAAAACATTGTTTCTATTACGGATAAAGGGCGTATCCTATGCCAAGCCATTGATGGAAATCTACTTGCAAGCCCGTCGATGACTGCTAAATGGGAAACCTACTTACGTAAAATCGGCAATGGCGAAGGAACGCAGGAACGCTTTCTCGGCAGCATAGCGAAATTCATCAATAGCTTATTGGAGGAAGTACCGGGCCAATTAAACGCCAAGCCGATTGATGCAAAACTAGCAGCTAATGTTGTTGGCAAAACCACTCAACGTACCTCCTACAAACAAGTCGAAGTCGCGCCATGCCCTGCTTGTAAAGAGGGTATGATTATTGCACGCAAAGAATTTTACGGTTGCAGTGCTTATAAGAGTGGCTGCAAGCAAACATTTCCTGGGGTGTTTTTGAAGAAGAAGCTGACGCCAAGTCAGATTAAGCTCTTGTGTACGAAGGGTAAAACGAATGTAATTAAAGGTTTTACGGCTAATACGGGGAACAAATTTGATGCACAGCTGACACTTGTGGACGGGAAGATTAATTTGGAGTTTTCTCAGTAG
- a CDS encoding PTS transporter subunit EIIC — protein sequence MGNKDLAKKIIELIGGKENIHSVAHCATRLRVIIVDKEKIHTEEIENLDKVKGSFFNSGQFQIILGTGLVNKVYDEIMMLMGDNSQSQAPIKKEGNRFQRGIRIFGDIFVPIIPVLVATGLFMGLRGLLTQESILALLGLTPDSIPNELLLFTQILTDTAFAFLPALVCWSTFRVFGGNPILGIVLGLMLVNPVLPNAYEVGQQVADPLVFFGFIKVVGYQGSVLPAFIIGIVGAKTERFLKTKIPDILDLILTPFLTLLFGITLALFVIGPIFHEVEMVVLYAVQFLLELPFGIGGLIYGSFGQLLGILGIHHVLSFLEINMLSQTGWNMLNPIGTCGNLAQAGAVLAVGIKTFSPKMKQIAYPASLSAALGITEPAVFGVTLRLVKPFIMSMIGGGVGGFLASILQLKATGMALTGIPGSLLYLNNQLPLYILVNVVAFSVSFILTYTIGYQHSMEKTQNKNN from the coding sequence ATGGGAAATAAAGATTTAGCAAAGAAGATTATTGAATTGATTGGCGGGAAAGAAAATATACATTCAGTTGCTCACTGTGCGACAAGATTGCGAGTTATTATTGTAGATAAAGAAAAAATTCATACTGAAGAAATTGAAAATCTAGATAAGGTTAAAGGAAGTTTTTTTAATTCTGGTCAATTTCAGATCATCTTGGGTACTGGATTGGTAAACAAAGTTTATGATGAGATCATGATGTTAATGGGTGATAATAGCCAAAGTCAGGCTCCTATTAAGAAAGAAGGAAACCGCTTTCAACGTGGCATTAGAATTTTTGGAGATATTTTCGTTCCAATTATTCCGGTTTTGGTTGCAACTGGTTTATTTATGGGCTTAAGAGGTTTGCTTACACAAGAATCTATTTTGGCATTGTTAGGTTTAACACCTGATAGTATTCCCAATGAACTTTTATTGTTCACTCAGATTCTAACAGATACAGCTTTTGCTTTTTTACCAGCGTTAGTTTGTTGGTCAACGTTTAGGGTTTTTGGGGGGAATCCGATTTTAGGGATTGTACTAGGTTTAATGCTTGTCAATCCTGTTTTACCAAATGCTTATGAAGTAGGTCAACAGGTTGCAGATCCATTGGTGTTTTTTGGATTTATTAAAGTGGTAGGTTATCAAGGATCAGTTTTGCCAGCCTTTATAATAGGAATTGTAGGAGCAAAAACGGAGAGATTTTTGAAAACAAAAATACCTGACATCCTTGACCTTATTTTGACTCCATTTCTAACACTTCTTTTTGGTATTACACTAGCATTATTTGTTATAGGACCTATCTTCCATGAAGTTGAAATGGTTGTCTTATATGCTGTTCAATTTTTATTGGAGCTGCCATTTGGAATCGGTGGGTTGATTTATGGAAGTTTCGGACAACTATTAGGCATTTTGGGTATCCACCATGTCTTGAGTTTTTTAGAGATAAATATGCTTTCACAAACAGGTTGGAATATGTTAAATCCAATAGGAACCTGTGGTAATTTAGCTCAGGCTGGTGCGGTTCTAGCGGTAGGGATTAAAACTTTTTCACCGAAAATGAAGCAAATTGCTTATCCAGCAAGTCTTTCTGCTGCTTTAGGTATTACAGAACCAGCTGTTTTTGGAGTGACCCTTAGGTTGGTAAAACCTTTTATTATGTCAATGATTGGTGGCGGTGTGGGAGGATTCTTAGCATCTATCCTGCAATTAAAAGCTACCGGAATGGCATTAACAGGAATTCCGGGTAGTTTATTATACTTGAATAATCAATTGCCCCTTTATATTCTTGTCAACGTTGTTGCTTTCTCTGTGTCATTTATTTTGACTTACACAATAGGTTACCAACACTCTATGGAGAAAACACAAAACAAAAATAACTAA
- a CDS encoding glycoside hydrolase family 32 protein codes for MKNPYKMTYHIEPDKGLMNDPNGVIWFEDKYYFFHQWNRFDTNHDYKEWGVFTSTNMIDWRNEGSAILPDRKLDRDGVYSGSSIEHNGEIYTFYTGNVKNNGERKSYQCISRSKDGRTFIKEENAIETPTEFTEHHRDPKVWRGENNWWMIVGAQTRERKGAIALYSSCDLLHWKYENILYGQHLGNMCECPDLFSINDETDILLCCPQERSEKEDGLTDISSYSAFISGKFDEKAKKFLPKSSLELLDYGFDFYAPQSFSDYKGRRIMVGWMSRMSDLEERLCPTKQYGYMHCLTLPRIVTWENGGIRQRPIEEVKELRKQEQKFISSQGSFELESGRFELELDRKDCTSDFQLLLRDGAVEIHYCSKKNELSVTRENWVTYKKETKVKQIQSLAQMSIFSDNSSIEIFVNDGECVFSLRYFTNEENLSVKYAGLQQEGELHYFAF; via the coding sequence TTGAAGAATCCTTATAAAATGACATACCATATTGAGCCAGATAAAGGTTTGATGAATGATCCAAATGGTGTAATTTGGTTTGAAGATAAATATTACTTTTTCCACCAATGGAATCGTTTTGATACGAACCATGATTACAAAGAGTGGGGGGTGTTTACTTCAACTAATATGATTGATTGGAGAAATGAGGGTTCTGCTATACTTCCGGATAGAAAATTGGATCGTGATGGTGTTTATTCAGGGAGCAGTATAGAACATAATGGAGAAATCTATACATTCTATACTGGAAACGTAAAAAATAATGGGGAAAGAAAAAGCTATCAGTGCATTAGTAGATCTAAGGATGGTCGGACTTTTATTAAAGAAGAAAATGCCATTGAAACCCCGACGGAGTTTACGGAACACCATCGAGATCCAAAAGTCTGGAGAGGTGAAAATAATTGGTGGATGATTGTAGGTGCTCAAACGAGAGAGCGGAAAGGCGCGATTGCACTCTATTCTTCTTGTGACTTGTTGCACTGGAAATATGAAAATATTTTGTACGGCCAGCACTTAGGCAACATGTGTGAGTGCCCAGATTTATTTTCTATAAATGATGAAACAGATATATTGCTTTGTTGTCCTCAAGAGAGGTCAGAAAAGGAAGATGGTTTAACAGATATTTCTAGCTACTCAGCATTTATATCTGGAAAATTTGATGAAAAGGCAAAAAAGTTTCTACCAAAAAGTTCTTTGGAATTACTTGATTATGGATTTGATTTCTATGCACCACAATCTTTTTCGGATTATAAAGGAAGACGAATTATGGTGGGATGGATGTCCCGAATGTCTGATTTAGAGGAGCGTTTATGCCCTACTAAACAATATGGATATATGCATTGTTTGACTTTACCACGTATTGTAACATGGGAAAATGGCGGAATTCGTCAAAGACCTATCGAAGAAGTTAAAGAACTAAGAAAACAGGAACAGAAATTTATATCTTCTCAAGGTTCTTTTGAATTAGAAAGTGGACGATTTGAACTAGAGTTGGATAGAAAAGACTGTACTAGTGATTTCCAATTATTATTGAGAGATGGTGCAGTAGAAATTCATTATTGTAGTAAGAAAAACGAGTTATCTGTTACACGAGAAAATTGGGTAACTTATAAAAAGGAAACAAAAGTAAAACAGATTCAAAGTCTAGCACAAATGAGTATTTTTAGTGATAACTCCTCTATAGAGATATTTGTGAATGATGGAGAATGTGTTTTCTCATTAAGATATTTTACTAATGAAGAGAATTTAAGTGTGAAATATGCCGGATTACAGCAAGAAGGAGAATTACACTACTTTGCATTTTAG
- a CDS encoding alpha-galactosidase → MGINIDEEQLLFHLQGKKTSYVMQVTRDAYLVHLYWGKRVHTYRGSNKIIFMDRVFSPNPDPLDRTFSLDTLPQEYPAYGRGDFRVPAYEIQLDNGSTVTDLRYKKYRMYKGKPKLKGLPSTYVEDENEAETLEIIMEDKLLGLTVTLSYSLYEDRDVITRSVQFANRGSQNLKMLRTLSASVDFRDDEYELITLHGAHGNEKNIVRREIVPGIQMVDSCRGASSPQQAPFLALVRKGTDEDQGEVYAFNLVYSGNFTAQVQVDQYRNTRVSMGINPFDFSWLLEPGETFQTPEVVMVYTDKGLGDMSRIYHELYSERLSRGLFRDKVRPILINNWEATYFDFNAEKIEQIAKEAKQVGVELFVLDDGWFGKRDDSSSSLGDWVVNQRKLPNGLVDLANRVRNLGMEFGLWFEPEMVSIDSDLYRSHPDWCLHVPDRPYTLGRNQLVLDFSRQEVCDYIVKGVSDILSSAPITYVKWDMNRHMTDVGSIALQPERQRETAHRYILGLYKVMEEITTKFPDILFESCSSGGGRFDAGMLYYMPQTWTSDNTDAISRLKIQYGTSLVYPPITMGAHVSSVPNHQVGRITSLETRGYVAMSGNLGYELDLTKLTLEEKEVVKQQIVLYKEIRPLIQFGRFYRIFNPFDGNEAAWNFVSEDQSEAAASYFKVLSEPAAPLRTIKLKGLHPDYLYQNVETEELYGGDELMNIGITLPIIKQDFVSMFWRFKKYRM, encoded by the coding sequence ATGGGTATTAACATCGATGAAGAACAACTTTTATTTCATTTGCAAGGAAAAAAAACGAGTTATGTTATGCAGGTTACACGAGATGCTTATTTAGTTCACTTGTATTGGGGGAAGAGAGTTCACACGTATCGCGGGAGCAATAAAATTATCTTTATGGATCGGGTTTTTTCTCCTAATCCAGACCCGTTAGATCGAACATTTTCGCTAGACACATTACCTCAGGAGTATCCGGCATATGGAAGAGGAGATTTTAGAGTTCCAGCTTACGAAATACAACTAGACAATGGCTCTACTGTGACAGACCTTCGTTATAAGAAATACCGAATGTATAAAGGTAAACCAAAATTGAAAGGGCTTCCATCCACTTATGTAGAGGATGAAAATGAGGCGGAAACACTAGAAATCATTATGGAAGACAAATTGTTGGGACTAACTGTCACGTTATCCTATAGCTTGTATGAAGATCGAGATGTTATTACTAGATCTGTTCAGTTTGCTAATCGAGGATCACAAAATTTAAAAATGCTTCGAACACTAAGTGCAAGCGTTGATTTTCGTGATGATGAATATGAATTAATCACATTGCATGGTGCTCATGGTAATGAAAAAAATATTGTGAGACGTGAAATTGTACCAGGGATTCAAATGGTTGATAGTTGCCGGGGGGCCAGCAGTCCCCAACAGGCACCATTTTTAGCGTTAGTTAGAAAAGGAACCGATGAAGATCAAGGCGAAGTGTATGCGTTTAACCTTGTATATAGTGGGAATTTTACAGCACAAGTTCAAGTGGACCAATATCGTAATACAAGGGTATCGATGGGTATCAATCCTTTCGATTTCTCGTGGCTATTAGAGCCAGGGGAAACCTTTCAAACGCCTGAAGTTGTAATGGTTTACACAGACAAAGGATTAGGCGATATGTCCAGAATTTATCATGAATTGTATAGTGAAAGACTAAGCCGTGGGTTATTTCGAGACAAGGTACGTCCAATACTGATTAATAACTGGGAAGCCACTTATTTTGATTTTAATGCAGAAAAGATTGAACAAATTGCCAAGGAAGCAAAACAAGTAGGAGTAGAATTATTTGTATTAGATGATGGATGGTTTGGAAAACGTGATGACAGTAGCAGCTCGTTAGGAGATTGGGTAGTCAATCAGCGTAAACTTCCGAATGGTTTAGTAGATCTTGCAAACCGCGTTCGTAATCTTGGTATGGAGTTTGGTTTATGGTTTGAACCTGAAATGGTTTCTATAGATAGTGACTTATATAGAAGTCATCCAGATTGGTGTTTACATGTACCAGATCGACCGTATACGTTAGGGAGAAATCAACTTGTTTTGGATTTTTCAAGACAGGAAGTCTGTGATTACATAGTTAAAGGAGTGTCAGATATCTTATCGAGTGCCCCAATAACCTATGTAAAATGGGATATGAATCGTCATATGACGGATGTAGGGTCAATAGCGTTACAGCCCGAACGACAGCGTGAAACGGCACACCGCTATATATTAGGATTATATAAAGTAATGGAAGAAATTACAACTAAATTTCCAGATATATTGTTTGAGAGTTGTTCAAGCGGTGGAGGGCGCTTTGACGCAGGGATGCTTTATTATATGCCACAAACATGGACAAGCGATAACACAGATGCGATTTCTCGTTTGAAAATTCAATACGGTACAAGTCTTGTTTATCCGCCGATCACAATGGGGGCGCACGTTTCATCTGTCCCAAATCATCAAGTTGGAAGAATTACTTCGCTTGAGACAAGGGGCTATGTTGCCATGTCTGGGAATTTAGGTTACGAACTAGATTTAACAAAGTTAACACTGGAAGAAAAAGAAGTAGTTAAACAACAAATTGTTTTGTATAAAGAGATCCGACCACTTATTCAATTCGGTAGGTTTTATAGAATATTTAACCCCTTTGATGGGAATGAAGCTGCATGGAATTTTGTTTCAGAAGACCAATCAGAAGCGGCAGCCAGTTATTTCAAAGTATTGTCTGAACCAGCAGCTCCTCTTCGAACGATAAAACTTAAAGGCTTACATCCCGATTATTTGTATCAAAATGTTGAGACGGAAGAGTTGTATGGAGGGGATGAGTTGATGAATATTGGTATTACATTGCCAATAATCAAGCAAGACTTTGTAAGTATGTTCTGGAGATTTAAAAAGTATCGTATGTAA
- a CDS encoding AraC family transcriptional regulator, whose amino-acid sequence MNSNFSNLPHNNLDINLYTYGKETCISNYSYGPAIRSGYIIHYILKGKGIFKVQDKIYHLGKNEAFLIEPNVLIYYEADVEDPWEYKWIGFSGVKAKEYLNRSSLSMDQPIFTFDPDTKLNQCMDSIIMTSALSSNKDLLLTSKLYEFLYILCELFPNREVTIEVKKQKYIEDAILFIEQNYSHYITVNDIAKYISIDRSYLHRLFKQYLNTSPQEFLLSLRIEKACFLLTNSTLKIGDISRSVGYNDPLLFSKTFKKSKKCTPSEYRKNQ is encoded by the coding sequence ATGAATTCAAACTTTTCCAATCTTCCACATAATAATTTAGATATAAACTTGTACACATACGGTAAAGAAACTTGTATAAGTAACTACTCTTATGGTCCAGCGATACGAAGCGGATACATAATTCACTATATTTTAAAAGGTAAAGGGATTTTTAAAGTACAGGACAAAATTTATCATTTAGGTAAAAATGAAGCGTTCTTAATTGAACCAAATGTTTTAATTTATTATGAAGCAGATGTTGAGGATCCTTGGGAATATAAATGGATTGGTTTCAGCGGAGTAAAAGCAAAAGAATATTTAAACAGATCAAGTTTATCTATGGATCAACCAATTTTCACGTTTGACCCGGATACTAAACTAAACCAATGTATGGATAGTATCATAATGACATCAGCGCTATCGTCTAATAAGGATTTGCTATTAACTTCGAAGCTTTATGAGTTTTTATATATTTTATGTGAACTCTTTCCGAATCGTGAAGTCACCATCGAGGTAAAAAAGCAAAAGTATATCGAAGATGCGATACTTTTTATTGAACAAAATTACTCGCATTATATTACTGTTAATGATATTGCTAAATATATTTCAATTGACCGTTCATATCTTCATCGGTTATTTAAGCAATATCTCAATACATCGCCGCAAGAGTTTTTATTAAGTTTAAGAATAGAGAAAGCATGTTTTCTACTAACGAACTCTACGCTTAAAATCGGGGATATTTCCCGTTCAGTGGGGTATAATGATCCACTTCTATTTTCAAAAACATTTAAGAAAAGTAAAAAGTGTACTCCTTCAGAATATCGAAAGAACCAGTGA
- a CDS encoding acrylyl-CoA reductase family protein, with product MTNFQAMVLDKVNDQTKLEIKQLSMEDLPEGEVTIRVAYSSVNFKDGIVAILNDFVTSYPLVPGIDLAGTVMDSKDERFTTGDEVIVTSYKLGTGHFGGFSEIARVPAEWVVPLPKGLSLKEAMILGTAGFTAALSVQRLEDNGLEPSHGSVLVAGATGGVGSIAVNILAKKGYDVVASTGKSDQEEYLKGLGAKQIIHRDEIVDKDNQPMREEKWAGAIDPVGGKTLQYILSTLKYGGSVATCGLTGGTEVSTTVLPYILRGVNWLGIDSVEYPMKKRLEIWSRLGDDLKPTALNEDMVNEISLKELPEVLGAILQGKVRGRTIVKL from the coding sequence ATGACTAATTTTCAAGCAATGGTATTAGATAAAGTAAATGATCAAACAAAGTTAGAAATCAAACAATTAAGTATGGAGGATCTGCCAGAAGGGGAAGTAACCATTCGAGTAGCCTATTCTAGTGTGAACTTTAAAGACGGTATAGTAGCTATCCTAAATGATTTTGTAACCTCCTATCCGCTAGTACCAGGAATCGATTTAGCCGGAACGGTTATGGATTCAAAAGATGAACGTTTTACAACAGGGGATGAAGTCATTGTCACTAGCTACAAATTAGGAACAGGACATTTTGGAGGATTTAGTGAAATCGCACGTGTCCCTGCAGAGTGGGTTGTTCCTCTTCCAAAAGGATTGTCTTTAAAAGAAGCCATGATTCTCGGAACAGCTGGGTTTACCGCAGCATTATCCGTTCAAAGACTTGAAGATAATGGTTTAGAACCAAGCCATGGATCTGTTTTGGTAGCAGGTGCTACAGGTGGAGTAGGTAGTATTGCGGTGAATATCTTGGCTAAAAAAGGCTATGACGTGGTTGCGAGTACAGGCAAATCAGATCAAGAAGAATATTTGAAAGGATTAGGCGCCAAACAAATCATTCACCGTGACGAAATTGTAGATAAGGACAATCAGCCAATGCGTGAAGAAAAATGGGCTGGCGCAATCGATCCTGTAGGTGGAAAAACGCTCCAATACATTCTAAGTACGTTGAAATATGGCGGATCTGTAGCCACATGTGGTTTAACAGGCGGGACTGAAGTTTCTACAACCGTTCTTCCTTATATTCTGAGAGGTGTTAATTGGCTTGGCATTGACTCGGTTGAATATCCAATGAAGAAGCGTTTAGAAATTTGGAGTCGTTTAGGTGATGATTTGAAACCAACAGCGTTAAATGAAGATATGGTAAATGAAATCTCATTAAAAGAGCTGCCAGAAGTATTAGGTGCTATTCTACAAGGAAAAGTACGCGGTAGAACGATTGTTAAACTATAA
- a CDS encoding PaaI family thioesterase: MNHLENLKKMVTGEIPGPPVAQLLGFKVVEVEEGRVVIEMEASERLHNPMGTLHGGILCDIADAAMGYTFASTLADDELFTTVEIKLNFLKPIFDSKLRAEGKLIKKGTTVGLLECHVYDEKGSLVAHSTSTCMILKGNAEPKRVERGNGK; encoded by the coding sequence ATGAATCACTTAGAAAACTTAAAGAAAATGGTGACAGGAGAAATACCTGGCCCCCCAGTTGCGCAATTACTTGGTTTCAAGGTTGTAGAAGTCGAAGAAGGTAGAGTTGTCATAGAAATGGAAGCTTCTGAAAGATTGCATAACCCAATGGGCACGCTACATGGTGGGATACTTTGCGATATAGCAGATGCTGCGATGGGATATACTTTTGCCAGCACACTTGCAGATGATGAACTTTTTACGACAGTGGAAATTAAATTAAATTTCCTTAAACCTATTTTTGATTCGAAACTTCGAGCTGAGGGGAAATTAATTAAAAAAGGCACCACAGTTGGACTACTGGAATGTCATGTCTATGATGAAAAAGGAAGTCTTGTTGCTCATTCAACTAGCACATGTATGATTTTAAAAGGAAACGCTGAACCAAAAAGAGTTGAGAGAGGAAATGGTAAATAA
- a CDS encoding NADP-dependent oxidoreductase: MKAMIIEKYGKTPLLLADRPMPTVGDYEVLAEIHAASINPLDSKIRDGTIKLLIKYKMPLILGNDFSGVVAKVGAKVTSFKVGDEIYGRPRKSSIGTFAEYISIHENDIALKPKNLSFEEAASVPLVGLTAYQALHDILQLQKGQKILIQAGAGGVGTFAIQLAKLMGATVATTASEAGTNLVKSLGADEIINYRTEKFEDILENYDAVFDTLGGEILERSFKVVKNGGQIVSLSGLPNARFAKEDSLGFLKTMLLSAASYKLTKLEKKHRIQYTFMFVKASGDQLRMITKFIESGKIQPVIDEVFSFNDVEKAMEYSESGRAKGKIILKIR, translated from the coding sequence ATGAAAGCAATGATAATTGAAAAATACGGAAAAACTCCTCTGTTGTTAGCCGATAGGCCTATGCCCACAGTAGGTGATTATGAGGTGTTGGCAGAAATACATGCGGCAAGTATTAATCCGCTTGACTCTAAGATACGTGATGGAACAATAAAATTATTAATTAAATATAAAATGCCACTTATCCTTGGGAATGACTTTTCTGGCGTTGTGGCAAAGGTTGGCGCAAAGGTAACAAGTTTTAAAGTCGGAGATGAAATATATGGACGTCCACGTAAGAGCAGTATTGGTACTTTTGCAGAATATATCTCAATTCATGAAAATGATATAGCCTTAAAGCCTAAGAACTTGAGCTTTGAGGAAGCAGCATCAGTCCCACTAGTTGGGTTAACCGCCTATCAAGCCTTACATGACATACTGCAATTACAAAAAGGACAAAAGATTTTGATTCAAGCTGGGGCTGGTGGTGTCGGAACCTTTGCTATACAACTTGCAAAGTTAATGGGTGCTACTGTTGCAACAACTGCCAGTGAAGCAGGAACGAATTTAGTAAAATCTCTCGGTGCAGATGAAATCATTAATTACAGAACAGAAAAGTTTGAAGATATTTTGGAAAATTATGATGCCGTATTTGATACGCTTGGTGGGGAGATACTCGAAAGATCATTCAAAGTTGTTAAAAACGGCGGACAAATAGTCTCCCTTTCTGGATTGCCAAATGCTCGATTTGCTAAAGAAGATAGTTTGGGCTTTTTGAAAACGATGTTGCTTTCAGCTGCAAGTTATAAACTTACAAAACTTGAAAAGAAGCATCGTATTCAATATACATTTATGTTTGTGAAGGCAAGTGGAGATCAATTACGCATGATTACAAAATTTATTGAATCTGGAAAAATTCAACCTGTAATTGATGAAGTTTTTTCTTTTAATGATGTTGAAAAGGCAATGGAATATTCGGAATCAGGAAGAGCTAAAGGGAAAATTATTTTAAAAATTAGATAG